In Mycobacterium sp. 050128, one genomic interval encodes:
- a CDS encoding STAS domain-containing protein, with protein MTIAMTTAQQGSLDCGGAEVRAHCRHLATVVTIRGEIDAVNVDRVSGCVRRFIVGDNPLVLDISAVTHFAGAGFSLLYTFDEDCRRAGVEWTLVAGDGVIEQLVAGDGDAAFPTAGSVPEAFGDLADAVVSRRRLTLPLFRKTA; from the coding sequence ATGACGATCGCGATGACCACGGCACAACAGGGCAGCCTCGACTGCGGCGGAGCCGAAGTCCGGGCGCACTGCCGCCACCTCGCCACGGTGGTGACCATCCGGGGAGAGATCGACGCCGTCAATGTCGACCGGGTCAGCGGCTGCGTTCGCCGCTTCATCGTCGGTGACAATCCCCTGGTGCTCGACATCAGCGCCGTGACCCACTTCGCCGGTGCCGGTTTCTCGTTGCTGTACACATTCGACGAGGATTGCCGCCGCGCCGGGGTGGAGTGGACCCTGGTCGCCGGTGACGGCGTGATCGAGCAGCTGGTCGCCGGCGACGGTGACGCGGCGTTTCCGACCGCCGGCTCGGTGCCCGAGGCATTCGGCGACCTGGCCGACGCGGTCGTCAGCCGGCGCCGGCTGACACTGCCGCTGTTCAGGAAGACGGCGTAG
- a CDS encoding DUF3093 domain-containing protein: MTTARDVDPGPLFYEPGASWLWVLSGPVAAVSMVLIEMWSGAAISLWVPAIFLVMVSAFISLQIKAARIHVSVELTQDALRQGTETILVREIIKVYPEPENPANSDKELARWQSARALGELFGVPRGRTGIGLKLTGGRTAQAWAKRHRRLREVLTPLVQERVEPARADAWDIDDDEPEL; encoded by the coding sequence ATGACGACAGCGAGGGATGTTGATCCCGGGCCGTTGTTCTACGAACCCGGCGCCAGCTGGCTTTGGGTGTTGAGTGGTCCGGTGGCGGCGGTTTCGATGGTCCTGATCGAAATGTGGAGTGGCGCAGCGATATCGCTGTGGGTCCCGGCCATTTTCCTGGTGATGGTGTCGGCCTTCATCTCGCTGCAGATTAAGGCGGCGCGGATCCACGTGTCGGTCGAACTGACCCAGGATGCCTTGCGTCAGGGCACCGAGACGATCTTGGTCCGCGAAATCATCAAGGTTTACCCCGAACCGGAGAACCCGGCGAATTCCGACAAGGAGTTGGCGCGCTGGCAGTCGGCTCGGGCGCTCGGCGAACTGTTCGGGGTGCCGCGCGGCCGGACCGGAATCGGCCTCAAGCTGACCGGGGGTCGCACCGCGCAGGCCTGGGCGAAACGCCATCGTCGTCTACGGGAAGTGTTGACCCCGTTGGTGCAGGAGCGCGTGGAGCCGGCCCGAGCAGACGCCTGGGACATCGACGACGATGAGCCCGAGCTGTGA
- the hemB gene encoding porphobilinogen synthase, whose amino-acid sequence MSFPRQRPRRLRSTPALRRLVAQTSLEPRHLVLPMFVADGIDEPRPIPSMPDVVQHTRESLRRAAADAVEAGVGGLMLFGVPLDEDKDPTGSAGTDPDGILNVALRDLAKDLGDATVLMADTCLDEFTDHGHCGVLDARGRVDNDATLRRYVKLAVAQAESGAHVVGPSGMMDGQVAAIRDGLDAAGYTDVVILAYAAKFASAFYGPFREAVSSSLSGDRRTYQQEPGNAREALREIGLDIDEGADIIIVKPAMSYLDVLAAAAEVSPVPVAAYQVSGEYAMICAAGANNWIDKRAAALESLISIRRAGADIVLTYWAAEAAGWLS is encoded by the coding sequence ATGAGCTTCCCGCGGCAGCGCCCGCGTCGGCTCCGTTCCACCCCCGCGTTGCGTCGCTTGGTGGCGCAAACATCCTTGGAGCCAAGGCATTTGGTGTTGCCGATGTTCGTCGCCGACGGGATCGACGAACCGCGGCCGATCCCGTCGATGCCTGACGTTGTGCAGCACACTCGCGAATCGCTGCGCCGTGCGGCCGCCGATGCGGTCGAAGCCGGAGTGGGCGGGCTGATGCTGTTCGGTGTGCCGCTCGACGAGGACAAGGACCCGACCGGCTCGGCCGGTACCGACCCCGACGGCATTCTCAACGTCGCACTTCGGGACCTGGCCAAGGATCTCGGTGACGCCACGGTGCTGATGGCCGACACCTGCCTCGACGAGTTCACCGATCACGGTCACTGCGGCGTCCTCGACGCCCGAGGCCGGGTGGACAACGACGCCACGCTGAGGCGGTACGTGAAATTGGCTGTGGCGCAAGCGGAGTCGGGCGCTCATGTGGTGGGTCCGAGCGGCATGATGGACGGGCAGGTGGCCGCCATTCGCGACGGTCTGGACGCGGCGGGCTACACCGATGTGGTGATCCTGGCCTACGCCGCGAAGTTCGCTTCGGCGTTCTACGGCCCGTTCCGGGAAGCGGTGAGCTCTAGCCTGTCCGGCGATCGTCGTACCTACCAGCAGGAACCCGGCAATGCCCGAGAAGCGCTGCGTGAGATCGGGTTGGACATCGACGAGGGCGCAGACATCATCATTGTCAAGCCCGCGATGAGTTACCTCGACGTGTTGGCCGCCGCGGCGGAAGTCTCGCCGGTGCCGGTGGCCGCCTATCAGGTTTCGGGGGAGTACGCGATGATTTGTGCTGCGGGAGCGAACAATTGGATCGACAAGCGCGCCGCGGCGCTGGAATCGCTGATCAGTATTCGCCGTGCCGGTGCCGACATCGTGCTGACCTATTGGGCCGCGGAGGCGGCGGGTTGGCTTTCCTAG
- a CDS encoding uroporphyrinogen-III synthase, producing MTTRGRKPRPGRITFVGSGPGDPGLLTTRAATVLANAALVFTDPDVPEPVLALIGKDLPPVSGPAPAEPPPATSDRSPDADPPRAAPTVLSGGADIRPALGEPAEVAKTLTAEARTGVDVVRLVAGDPLTLDAVISEVNAVARTHLHVEIVPGLSATSAVPTYAGLPLGSSHTVADVRDPHVDWEALAAAPGPLILQAMPTHLADAARTLIEHELAETTPCVVTAQGTTCQQRSIETTLHGLTDAAVVAGAGDPAGPLTGPLVVTIGKTVNSRSKLNWWESRALYGWTVLVPRTKDQAGEMSERLTSYGALPVEVPTIAVEPPRSPAQMERAVKGLVDGRFQWVVFTSTNAVRAVWEKFGEFGLDARAFSGVKIACVGESTADRVRAFGISPELVPAGEQSSLGLLDDFPEYDSIFDPVNRVLLPRADIATETLAEGLRERGWEIEDVTAYRTVRAAPPPASTREMIKTGGFDAVCFTSSSTVRNLVGIAGKPHARTIIACIGPKTAETAAEFGLRVDVQPDTAAIGPLVDALAEHAARLRAEGALPPPRKKSRRR from the coding sequence ATGACGACGCGAGGGCGCAAGCCGAGACCGGGCCGCATCACGTTCGTGGGTTCCGGCCCGGGTGATCCGGGATTGTTGACCACGCGGGCGGCCACAGTGCTGGCCAATGCGGCCCTGGTGTTCACCGATCCCGACGTACCCGAACCGGTGCTGGCGCTGATCGGCAAGGACCTGCCGCCCGTTTCGGGCCCGGCACCCGCCGAACCACCACCCGCGACCAGCGATCGGTCGCCCGACGCGGATCCGCCACGGGCGGCGCCGACGGTGCTGTCCGGTGGCGCCGACATCCGCCCGGCGCTCGGTGAGCCCGCCGAGGTCGCCAAGACGCTGACCGCCGAGGCCCGCACGGGCGTCGACGTGGTGCGGCTGGTGGCCGGTGACCCGTTGACGCTCGACGCGGTGATCAGCGAGGTGAACGCCGTCGCGCGGACGCACCTGCACGTCGAGATCGTGCCGGGGTTGTCCGCGACCAGCGCGGTGCCGACGTATGCGGGTCTGCCGCTGGGCTCCTCGCACACGGTGGCCGACGTGCGCGACCCACATGTGGACTGGGAGGCGCTGGCGGCCGCTCCCGGCCCGCTGATCCTGCAGGCCATGCCGACGCATCTGGCCGACGCGGCGCGCACGCTGATCGAGCACGAGCTGGCCGAGACCACTCCGTGCGTGGTGACCGCGCAGGGCACCACCTGTCAGCAGCGTTCGATCGAGACCACGCTGCACGGGCTGACCGATGCGGCCGTCGTGGCCGGCGCCGGCGACCCGGCGGGCCCGCTGACCGGGCCGCTGGTGGTGACCATCGGCAAGACGGTCAACAGCCGGTCGAAGCTGAACTGGTGGGAGAGTCGCGCCCTGTACGGCTGGACCGTGTTGGTGCCGCGGACCAAGGACCAGGCCGGCGAGATGAGCGAGCGGCTGACCTCCTACGGCGCGCTGCCGGTCGAGGTGCCGACCATCGCGGTCGAGCCGCCGCGCAGTCCCGCTCAGATGGAGCGTGCCGTCAAGGGATTGGTTGACGGCCGCTTCCAGTGGGTGGTGTTCACCTCCACCAACGCCGTGCGCGCGGTGTGGGAGAAGTTCGGCGAGTTCGGGCTAGACGCCCGCGCATTCTCCGGCGTGAAGATTGCCTGCGTGGGCGAGTCGACCGCCGACCGGGTCCGCGCTTTCGGGATCAGCCCCGAGCTGGTGCCGGCCGGGGAGCAGTCCTCGCTGGGTCTGCTGGACGACTTCCCGGAATACGACAGCATTTTCGACCCGGTGAACCGGGTACTGCTGCCGCGCGCCGACATCGCCACCGAGACGCTGGCCGAGGGGCTGCGCGAGCGTGGTTGGGAGATCGAGGATGTCACCGCGTACCGGACCGTGCGTGCGGCACCTCCGCCGGCGTCCACCCGCGAAATGATCAAGACAGGCGGCTTTGACGCGGTGTGCTTCACCTCCAGCTCGACGGTGCGCAACCTGGTCGGCATCGCCGGTAAACCACACGCGCGCACCATTATCGCCTGCATCGGCCCCAAGACGGCCGAGACCGCCGCCGAGTTCGGCCTGCGGGTGGATGTGCAGCCCGATACCGCGGCCATCGGCCCGCTGGTCGACGCGCTGGCCGAACACGCCGCGCGGTTGCGCGCCGAGGGTGCGCTGCCACCGCCGCGTAAGAAGAGCCGCAGGCGCTAA
- the hemC gene encoding hydroxymethylbilane synthase, producing the protein MIRLGTRGSLLATTQASLVRDTLIANGHPAELVIISTAGDQSSAPIESLGVGVFTTALREAIVDGRVDAAVHSHKDLPTADDPRFTIAAIPARNDPRDALVARDGLVLGELPAGSLVGTSSPRRAAQLRALGLGLEIRPLRGNLDTRLNRVSSGDLDAIVVARAGLARLGRLADVTETLEPVQMLPAPAQGALAVECRAGDSRLTAVLAELDDSDTRAAVTAERALLAELEAGCSAPVGAIAEVVESIDEDGRVFDELSLRGCVAALDGSDVIRASGIGAPERARELGLSVASELLELGAGELIGGARQNPAHEK; encoded by the coding sequence GTGATCCGGTTAGGCACGCGGGGCAGTCTGCTCGCTACCACTCAGGCCTCCCTCGTTCGAGACACTCTGATCGCCAACGGCCACCCAGCGGAGTTGGTGATCATCAGCACGGCCGGTGACCAGTCCTCGGCGCCCATCGAGAGTCTGGGGGTGGGCGTGTTCACCACGGCGTTGCGCGAGGCGATCGTGGACGGCCGGGTCGATGCTGCCGTGCACTCGCACAAGGATTTGCCGACCGCCGACGACCCGAGGTTCACCATCGCGGCCATCCCGGCACGCAATGACCCGCGCGACGCGCTGGTCGCGCGCGACGGGCTGGTGCTCGGGGAGTTGCCGGCGGGTTCGCTGGTGGGCACGTCCTCCCCGCGACGGGCCGCGCAGCTTAGGGCATTGGGTCTCGGTTTGGAAATCCGCCCCCTACGAGGCAACCTAGATACCAGGTTGAACAGGGTAAGTAGTGGTGATCTAGACGCCATCGTGGTGGCCCGGGCCGGACTGGCCCGCCTGGGCCGGCTCGCTGATGTCACCGAGACGTTGGAGCCGGTGCAAATGTTGCCAGCACCGGCTCAGGGTGCGCTCGCCGTGGAATGCCGCGCCGGTGACAGCCGGCTCACGGCAGTGCTGGCGGAGTTGGACGACTCCGACACACGCGCAGCGGTCACCGCGGAGCGAGCCTTGTTGGCCGAACTGGAGGCGGGTTGCTCCGCACCGGTGGGAGCGATCGCCGAGGTGGTCGAGTCCATTGATGAGGACGGCCGGGTCTTCGACGAGCTGTCGCTGCGCGGTTGCGTGGCGGCGCTTGACGGATCCGACGTGATCCGCGCGTCCGGCATCGGCGCTCCCGAGCGGGCCCGAGAGCTAGGGCTCTCGGTGGCATCGGAGCTGTTGGAGTTGGGCGCGGGAGAGCTGATCGGGGGAGCGCGGCAAAACCCCGCGCATGAGAAATAA
- a CDS encoding glutamyl-tRNA reductase, protein MSILLFGVSHRSAPVSVLEQLSIDESDRNKIVDRVLQSPLVTEALVLSTCNRVEVYAVVDAFHGGLAVIGQVLSEYSGMSMGDLTKYAYVRYSEAAVEHLFAVASGLDSAVIGEQQVLGQVRRAYATAESNRTVGRVLHELAQRALSVGKRVHSETAIDAAGASVVSVALGMAERKVDGLAGKTAVVVGAGAMGALSAAHLIRSGVDHILVLNRSLSRGQRLVRKIRESGVRAQAMTLDRLADALADADVVVSCTGAVSPVVSLADVHNALAAAQRDEAGRPLLICDLGMPRDVDPAVAGLPGVWVVDVDRIQHEPSAHAAASDVDAARHIVAAEVAAYLAGQRMAEVTPTVTALRQRAADVVEAELLRLENRLPGLESAQREEVARTVRRVVDKLLHAPTVRIKQLASAPGGDSYAEALRELFELDQTAVDAVAAGELPVAPTGFDAGTQQSAE, encoded by the coding sequence GTGAGCATCTTGCTCTTCGGGGTTTCGCACCGTAGTGCGCCGGTCTCCGTTCTGGAACAGCTCAGCATCGACGAATCCGATCGCAACAAGATCGTCGACCGGGTTTTGCAGTCGCCGCTGGTCACCGAGGCGTTGGTGCTGTCGACATGCAACCGGGTCGAGGTCTACGCGGTGGTTGACGCGTTCCACGGCGGGTTGGCCGTAATCGGGCAGGTGCTGTCGGAATACTCCGGAATGTCGATGGGCGACCTCACCAAATACGCCTACGTGCGCTACAGCGAGGCCGCCGTCGAGCACCTGTTCGCCGTTGCCAGCGGTCTGGATTCCGCGGTCATCGGTGAACAGCAGGTGCTCGGGCAGGTGCGCCGGGCCTACGCCACCGCCGAGTCGAATCGCACGGTCGGGCGGGTGCTCCACGAGCTGGCCCAACGTGCGTTGTCGGTCGGCAAGCGCGTGCATTCCGAAACGGCGATCGACGCCGCCGGCGCCTCGGTGGTGTCGGTCGCGCTGGGCATGGCCGAACGCAAGGTGGACGGACTGGCGGGCAAGACCGCGGTCGTCGTCGGTGCCGGCGCGATGGGCGCCCTGTCGGCTGCCCACCTGATCCGGTCCGGCGTCGACCACATCCTGGTCCTCAACCGGTCGCTGTCCCGGGGACAACGACTGGTCCGCAAGATCCGCGAATCGGGCGTGCGTGCCCAGGCGATGACGCTCGACCGGCTCGCCGACGCACTGGCCGACGCCGACGTGGTGGTCAGCTGTACCGGTGCGGTGAGTCCGGTGGTATCGCTGGCCGACGTGCACAACGCGCTGGCCGCAGCGCAGCGCGACGAAGCGGGCCGCCCGCTGCTGATCTGCGACCTGGGCATGCCCCGCGACGTCGATCCCGCGGTGGCCGGATTGCCCGGCGTCTGGGTCGTCGACGTGGATCGCATCCAGCACGAGCCCTCGGCTCACGCCGCCGCCAGCGACGTCGACGCCGCACGCCACATCGTGGCCGCCGAGGTTGCTGCCTACCTGGCCGGACAGCGGATGGCCGAGGTGACCCCGACCGTGACCGCGTTGCGCCAGCGCGCCGCCGACGTCGTGGAAGCCGAGCTGCTGCGGCTGGAGAACCGGCTCCCGGGACTCGAGAGCGCCCAGCGCGAAGAGGTCGCTCGCACCGTTCGGCGCGTGGTGGACAAGCTGCTGCATGCTCCGACCGTGCGAATCAAGCAACTCGCCAGCGCCCCCGGCGGCGACAGCTACGCCGAGGCCCTACGCGAGCTTTTCGAACTTGACCAGACCGCTGTCGACGCCGTGGCTGCGGGTGAATTGCCAGTAGCCCCAACGGGATTCGACGCCGGCACGCAGCAATCCGCCGAGTAA
- a CDS encoding glutaredoxin family protein, with protein MTERPKVELLTRDGCTICERAHARLAELARELNFDLATTDVDAAAAAGNPGLRAEFGDRLPVILLDGREHSYWEIDEPRLRADLTG; from the coding sequence ATGACTGAGCGCCCCAAGGTGGAGCTGCTGACTCGCGACGGATGCACCATCTGCGAGCGGGCCCACGCGCGGCTGGCGGAACTAGCCCGGGAGCTGAATTTCGACTTGGCCACCACCGACGTCGACGCCGCCGCGGCGGCCGGCAACCCCGGGCTGCGGGCCGAGTTCGGTGACCGGCTGCCCGTGATTTTGCTGGACGGCCGCGAGCACAGTTACTGGGAGATCGACGAGCCACGGCTGCGCGCGGACCTCACTGGCTAA
- a CDS encoding WXG100 family type VII secretion target, translated as MAADNELRVDPQMMAGFAQALLGGAENLRSQLAELDGQVGEMLGGWQGGSGSAYSAAWELWHRGAREVETGLSVLAKAVDQAGKEYQHNEAVSTQLVRQVHRG; from the coding sequence ATGGCTGCCGACAACGAGCTGCGCGTCGATCCGCAGATGATGGCCGGATTCGCTCAGGCGCTGCTGGGTGGCGCCGAAAACCTCCGGAGTCAGCTGGCCGAGCTGGACGGCCAAGTCGGCGAAATGCTGGGCGGCTGGCAGGGCGGATCAGGAAGCGCCTACTCGGCCGCCTGGGAGCTCTGGCATCGCGGGGCCCGCGAGGTCGAGACGGGGTTGTCGGTGTTGGCCAAGGCGGTAGACCAAGCCGGCAAGGAATATCAGCACAACGAGGCCGTCTCCACGCAACTGGTTCGGCAGGTGCACCGTGGCTGA
- a CDS encoding WXG100 family type VII secretion target, whose product MAEAFRVDPQALADAVQRMAEFQRYAESMLTEIDSLVSNLHTTWTGEGATAHAEAHQHWARGEAMMRAALARLRTAGATAHSNYTGAMSTNLAMWS is encoded by the coding sequence GTGGCTGAGGCGTTTCGGGTGGATCCGCAGGCGTTGGCGGATGCCGTGCAGCGGATGGCCGAATTTCAACGCTATGCCGAGAGCATGTTGACCGAAATCGACTCTCTGGTAAGCAATCTGCACACGACGTGGACGGGTGAGGGGGCGACCGCCCATGCCGAAGCCCATCAACACTGGGCTCGCGGCGAGGCGATGATGCGTGCGGCGCTGGCTCGGCTGCGAACGGCCGGTGCGACGGCGCACAGCAACTACACCGGCGCCATGTCGACGAATTTGGCGATGTGGTCGTGA
- a CDS encoding HAD family hydrolase has protein sequence MTSSESDESDNADPAVRFDLESVAANASAARALEDLQQATGAQGGPQPPIDLTAAAFFDVDNTLVQGSSAVHFGRGLAARNYFTYRDVIGFIYAQAKFQLLGKENSNDVAAGRRKALTFIEGRSVEELVTLGEDIYDEIIAEKIWAGTRELTQMHLDAGQQVWLITATPYELAATIARRLGLTGALGTVAESVDGVFTGRLVGDILHGPGKAHAVRSLAIREGLNLKRCTAYSDSYNDVPMLSLVGTAVAINPDARLRSLARERGWEIRDFRTARKAARIGVPSALALGAAGGALAALASRRQSR, from the coding sequence ATGACTTCCTCAGAGTCGGATGAGTCGGACAACGCCGACCCCGCCGTTCGGTTTGACCTGGAGTCCGTGGCCGCCAATGCCAGTGCCGCCCGCGCGCTCGAGGACCTGCAGCAGGCGACGGGCGCGCAGGGTGGCCCGCAACCGCCGATCGACCTGACCGCCGCGGCGTTCTTTGACGTCGACAACACGTTGGTGCAGGGCTCCTCCGCGGTGCATTTCGGACGCGGTCTGGCCGCGCGCAACTACTTCACTTATCGCGACGTGATCGGATTCATCTACGCGCAGGCCAAGTTTCAGCTGCTCGGCAAGGAGAACAGCAACGACGTCGCCGCCGGCCGACGCAAAGCGCTCACCTTCATCGAGGGCCGCTCGGTCGAAGAGCTGGTCACTCTCGGCGAGGACATCTACGACGAGATCATCGCCGAGAAGATCTGGGCCGGCACTCGGGAGCTCACCCAGATGCACCTGGACGCGGGCCAGCAGGTGTGGCTGATCACGGCAACGCCGTATGAGCTTGCCGCGACCATCGCGCGTCGACTCGGCCTGACCGGAGCCCTCGGCACCGTCGCGGAGTCGGTGGACGGCGTCTTCACCGGTCGGCTCGTCGGCGACATTCTGCATGGCCCGGGCAAGGCGCACGCCGTTCGGTCCCTGGCGATCCGCGAGGGCCTCAACCTCAAACGGTGTACGGCCTACTCCGACAGCTACAACGACGTGCCGATGCTGTCGCTGGTGGGCACGGCGGTCGCCATCAACCCCGATGCCCGGCTGCGCAGCCTGGCCCGGGAACGGGGATGGGAGATCCGCGACTTCCGGACCGCTCGCAAGGCCGCGCGGATCGGGGTGCCGTCGGCACTGGCGCTCGGCGCCGCGGGCGGTGCGCTGGCCGCATTGGCATCCCGGCGCCAATCCCGCTGA
- a CDS encoding FAS1-like dehydratase domain-containing protein → MTPSEGATTLPEGTQGIIGSHYRAPDYFEVGREKIREFAASVQDDHSTHFSEIDAAEAGYPAVVAPLTFLAIAGRRVQLDIFTKFSIPINIARVLHRDQKFTFHRPILAGDKLYFDTYLDSVIESHGTVIAEIRSEVTDADGKPIVTSVVTMLGEASHPDARAEETVAAIASISARK, encoded by the coding sequence ATGACACCATCAGAGGGGGCCACGACCCTTCCCGAGGGGACCCAAGGCATCATCGGCAGCCATTACCGGGCGCCGGATTACTTCGAGGTCGGACGCGAGAAGATCCGGGAGTTCGCGGCCTCGGTACAAGACGACCACTCGACGCACTTCAGCGAGATTGACGCCGCTGAAGCGGGGTATCCGGCCGTCGTGGCTCCGTTGACATTCCTGGCAATCGCCGGACGGCGGGTCCAGCTGGATATCTTCACGAAGTTCAGCATCCCGATCAACATCGCCAGGGTGCTGCATCGCGACCAGAAATTCACATTTCACCGCCCGATCCTGGCCGGCGACAAGTTGTACTTCGATACGTATCTAGACTCGGTCATCGAGTCACACGGCACTGTCATCGCGGAGATCCGCAGTGAGGTAACAGACGCCGACGGCAAACCGATCGTCACCAGCGTCGTTACGATGCTCGGTGAAGCCTCACATCCAGACGCGCGCGCTGAAGAAACCGTCGCCGCGATTGCATCAATATCTGCACGAAAGTAG
- a CDS encoding cyclopropane mycolic acid synthase family methyltransferase, translated as MTSQGEKAGTQLKPPVEAVRSHYDKSNEFFKLWLDPSMTYSCGYFDENPDPQNLTKTLEEAQYAKRKLALDKLNLEPGMTLLDIGSGWGSTMRHAVAEYDVNVIGLTLSENQHAHCVAEFDKMDSPRRKEVRIQGWEEFPDEPIDRIVSLGAFEHFADGAGDAGYERYAAFFKKYYDLLPDDGRMLLHSIVVPSREEGNAMGLKVNMTLLRFISFILKEIYPGGKLPQVDLVDKYSTDAGFKIERHHFIGKNYVPTLTAWADALEAHKEEAIALKGQETYDIYLKYLRGCSDLFRDGYTNVCQFTLVK; from the coding sequence ATGACGTCCCAGGGGGAAAAGGCTGGTACCCAGCTCAAGCCGCCGGTCGAAGCAGTCCGGTCGCACTACGACAAGTCGAACGAGTTCTTCAAGCTCTGGCTTGACCCGTCAATGACCTACAGCTGCGGCTACTTCGATGAAAATCCGGACCCGCAGAATCTCACCAAGACGCTCGAAGAGGCGCAGTACGCGAAGCGCAAGCTCGCCCTGGACAAGCTGAACCTCGAGCCCGGCATGACGCTGCTCGACATCGGCAGCGGCTGGGGCTCGACAATGCGGCACGCGGTGGCCGAGTACGACGTCAACGTCATCGGCCTGACGCTCAGCGAGAACCAGCACGCCCACTGCGTGGCGGAGTTCGACAAGATGGACAGCCCCCGCCGCAAAGAGGTGCGGATCCAGGGCTGGGAGGAATTCCCCGACGAGCCGATCGACCGCATCGTGTCGCTGGGCGCTTTCGAGCACTTCGCCGACGGCGCCGGTGACGCCGGGTACGAGCGGTACGCGGCCTTCTTCAAGAAGTACTACGACCTGCTGCCCGACGACGGCCGCATGCTGCTGCACTCGATCGTGGTCCCCAGCCGCGAAGAGGGCAACGCAATGGGCCTGAAGGTGAACATGACCCTGCTGCGGTTCATCAGCTTCATCTTGAAGGAGATCTACCCGGGCGGAAAGTTGCCCCAGGTCGACCTGGTCGACAAATACTCGACGGATGCGGGTTTCAAGATCGAGCGACACCACTTCATCGGCAAGAACTACGTCCCGACGCTGACCGCCTGGGCCGATGCCCTCGAGGCGCACAAGGAAGAGGCGATCGCCCTGAAGGGGCAGGAGACCTACGACATCTACCTGAAGTACTTGCGGGGCTGCTCGGACCTGTTCCGCGACGGCTACACCAACGTCTGCCAGTTCACTCTGGTCAAGTAA
- a CDS encoding lysophospholipid acyltransferase family protein, whose amino-acid sequence MGWGQVDIVAGETRANVIPLHSNRSRVAARRRAEASRQHPSLMSDPHGPASAEQIAAVVREIDEHRRVGGGTSSTEAPLNEFAQQVAGVAGFLRQRLTGDYSVDEFGFDPHFNNAIVRPLLRLFFRNWFRCEVSGIENLPTEGPALLVANHAGVLPFDGLMLSVAVHDEHPAQRDMRLLAADMVFDLPLVGEAARKAGHTMACTTDAHRLLAAGELTAVFPEGYKGLGKRFEDRYRLQRFGRGGFVTAALRTKAPIIPCSIIGSEEIYPMLTDVKLLARLFGLPYFPLTPLFPLAGPAGLVPLPSKWRIAFGEPIYTNDYAASDAEDPMVTFELTDQVRETIQQTLYRLLAGRRNVFLG is encoded by the coding sequence ATGGGGTGGGGTCAGGTAGATATCGTGGCGGGTGAAACCAGAGCGAATGTCATTCCCCTGCATAGCAATAGGAGTCGCGTCGCAGCTCGCCGGAGAGCCGAAGCCTCCCGTCAACATCCTTCCCTGATGTCCGATCCGCACGGCCCGGCCTCGGCCGAACAGATCGCCGCTGTGGTCCGCGAGATCGACGAGCACCGTCGCGTCGGCGGGGGGACTTCGTCAACTGAGGCTCCGCTCAACGAGTTTGCGCAACAAGTCGCAGGGGTCGCCGGATTTCTCCGGCAGCGGCTGACGGGTGATTACAGCGTCGACGAATTCGGGTTCGATCCGCACTTCAACAACGCGATCGTTCGGCCTTTGCTGAGATTATTTTTCCGGAACTGGTTCCGCTGCGAGGTCAGCGGAATCGAGAACCTGCCGACCGAAGGCCCCGCGTTGTTGGTCGCCAATCACGCCGGGGTACTGCCGTTCGACGGACTGATGTTGTCGGTGGCGGTACACGACGAGCATCCGGCGCAGCGGGACATGCGGCTGCTGGCCGCCGACATGGTGTTCGACCTCCCTCTGGTCGGCGAAGCCGCCCGCAAGGCGGGGCACACGATGGCCTGCACGACGGACGCGCACCGGCTGCTGGCCGCGGGCGAACTCACCGCGGTGTTCCCGGAGGGCTACAAGGGCCTGGGCAAGCGCTTCGAGGACCGCTATCGGCTGCAGAGGTTCGGTCGCGGTGGCTTCGTGACGGCGGCGCTGCGCACCAAGGCGCCGATCATTCCGTGCTCGATCATCGGATCCGAAGAGATCTACCCGATGCTCACCGACGTGAAGCTGCTGGCGCGCCTGTTCGGCCTGCCCTACTTCCCGCTCACCCCGCTGTTCCCGTTGGCCGGTCCGGCCGGCCTGGTACCGCTGCCGTCGAAGTGGCGCATCGCCTTCGGTGAGCCGATCTACACCAACGACTACGCCGCGTCGGACGCCGAGGACCCGATGGTCACCTTCGAGCTGACCGACCAGGTGCGCGAGACGATCCAGCAGACGCTGTACCGGCTGCTGGCCGGGCGTCGCAACGTCTTTCTCGGTTAG